In Burkholderia sp. WP9, a genomic segment contains:
- a CDS encoding NAD(P)/FAD-dependent oxidoreductase, translating into MDQIECVVIGAGVVGLAVARALAARGREVIVLEAAEAIGVGTSSRNSEVIHAGIYYPRGSLKAALCVRGREMLYDYCVERKVPHSRCGKLLVATSRNQVPQLESIMAKGRDNGVLDLMRITGDQAQALEPALECVEAVFSPQTGIVDSHQFMLALQGDAERDGAVCAFHAPVQAIEANNGRFIIKVGGDAPATISAACVINSAGLQANALARKIRGLDARHVPPLYLARGNYFSISGRAPFSRLIYPMPNEAGLGVHLTIDLGGQARFGPDVEWVDTINYDVDPRRAESFYAAIRAYWPALPDNALQPAYAGIRPKLSGPGEPAADFVIQGPAAHGVRGLVNLFGIESPGLTASLAIAQRVCELSGRG; encoded by the coding sequence ATGGACCAAATCGAATGTGTTGTGATCGGCGCAGGCGTGGTCGGTCTCGCGGTGGCGCGCGCACTGGCGGCGCGCGGGCGCGAGGTGATCGTGCTGGAAGCGGCGGAGGCGATCGGCGTGGGCACCAGCTCGCGCAATAGCGAGGTGATTCACGCGGGCATCTACTACCCGCGCGGCTCGCTCAAAGCCGCGCTTTGCGTGCGCGGCCGCGAGATGCTTTACGACTACTGCGTCGAGCGCAAGGTGCCGCATTCGCGCTGCGGCAAATTACTGGTCGCCACTTCGCGCAACCAGGTTCCTCAGCTCGAAAGCATCATGGCCAAAGGCCGTGATAACGGCGTGCTCGACCTGATGCGAATCACCGGCGACCAGGCGCAAGCGCTCGAACCCGCACTCGAATGTGTCGAAGCGGTGTTCTCGCCGCAAACGGGTATCGTCGACAGTCATCAGTTCATGTTGGCCCTGCAAGGCGACGCCGAACGCGATGGCGCAGTGTGCGCATTTCACGCGCCGGTGCAGGCAATCGAAGCGAACAATGGCCGCTTCATCATCAAAGTAGGCGGCGACGCGCCGGCCACGATCAGCGCCGCCTGCGTGATCAACAGTGCCGGTTTGCAGGCGAATGCACTGGCCCGCAAGATCCGTGGACTCGATGCGCGGCATGTGCCGCCGCTCTATCTCGCGCGCGGTAACTACTTCAGCATCTCCGGGCGCGCGCCATTCAGCCGTTTGATTTATCCGATGCCAAACGAGGCCGGTCTTGGCGTGCATCTGACCATCGATCTGGGCGGCCAGGCGCGTTTCGGTCCCGACGTCGAATGGGTGGATACGATCAATTACGACGTCGATCCGCGTCGCGCGGAATCGTTCTACGCGGCGATTCGCGCCTATTGGCCCGCGCTTCCGGACAACGCATTGCAGCCCGCGTATGCGGGGATTCGTCCGAAGCTTTCGGGCCCCGGCGAACCCGCTGCCGACTTCGTGATCCAGGGGCCGGCAGCGCATGGCGTGCGTGGGCTGGTCAATCTGTTCGGCATCGAGTCGCCGGGATTGACGGCCTCGCTCGCCATCGCGCAGCGGGTGTGCGAGTTGAGCGGACGCGGGTAA
- a CDS encoding AAA family ATPase: protein MTTAMVKQEIAVASFSRVYDLDQVETALNDLGDGANEALRATYEKMLKTGNLRFCVKPNRMPSIDDLIDALPNFSAPLDDIRKQVALCLETEDRLELMPILLLGDPGIGKTHFAKQLARLLGTAYQYVAMSSLTAGWILSGASSQWKNAKPGKVFDALVNGSYANPVIAVDEIDKATGDSQYDPLGALYALLEHDTAQTFIDEFAEIPINAGHVIWIATANDERSIPEPILNRMNVYEIPPPDHDGARRIAQAIYDEIRSAHNWGLRFPDVLGDAALDALMRASPREMRRAILNGFGAARIDGRDRIEAGDIRLDYGNRRKPIGF from the coding sequence ATGACAACAGCAATGGTCAAACAGGAAATCGCCGTGGCGTCTTTCAGTCGGGTGTACGACCTCGATCAGGTCGAGACCGCGCTGAACGATCTCGGTGACGGCGCGAACGAGGCATTGCGCGCGACATACGAAAAGATGCTGAAAACCGGCAATCTGCGTTTTTGCGTGAAGCCGAACCGCATGCCGTCGATCGACGATCTGATCGACGCGCTGCCCAACTTTTCAGCACCGCTCGACGACATCCGCAAACAGGTCGCCTTGTGTCTGGAGACCGAAGACCGCCTCGAATTGATGCCGATTCTGCTGCTCGGCGATCCCGGCATCGGCAAGACTCACTTCGCGAAGCAGTTGGCGCGCCTGCTCGGCACCGCGTATCAATATGTGGCGATGAGTTCGCTGACGGCGGGCTGGATTCTGTCGGGCGCGTCTTCGCAATGGAAGAACGCGAAGCCGGGCAAGGTGTTCGATGCGCTCGTGAACGGCAGCTACGCGAACCCCGTGATCGCCGTTGACGAAATCGACAAGGCGACCGGCGATTCGCAATACGATCCGCTCGGCGCGTTGTATGCGCTGCTCGAGCACGATACGGCGCAGACCTTCATCGACGAATTCGCCGAGATTCCGATCAATGCCGGGCATGTGATCTGGATTGCGACGGCGAACGACGAGCGCTCGATTCCCGAGCCGATCCTGAACCGGATGAACGTGTATGAAATCCCTCCGCCGGATCATGACGGTGCGCGCCGCATCGCCCAGGCGATCTACGACGAGATCCGCTCGGCGCACAACTGGGGCCTGCGCTTTCCCGACGTGCTCGGCGACGCCGCGCTCGATGCGCTGATGCGTGCGTCGCCGCGTGAAATGCGCCGGGCGATTCTCAACGGCTTCGGCGCGGCGCGCATTGACGGGCGTGACCGGATCGAGGCCGGCGACATTCGCCTGGACTACGGAAATCGACGAAAACCGATTGGTTTTTGA
- a CDS encoding endonuclease/exonuclease/phosphatase family protein: MRNPEELIRESVAPKDFIAVSWNLHKGRTPLGFQAWQAMQRWVQSTHADAYFLQEAMARRMPSPVLASSFGEPLADPLSDVWHCQATEIARALELEIALGPNVFKPSWRHGNAILSPHPLDLGGRWDISAHRFEKRGLLVARATFGGHSVTLLCAHLALTRSARLRQMNWIAHWIAKEAPEGPLVLAGDFNDWRNDSVPLFGEHGLQEVATLLGESGRTFPAFSPALALDKMFVRGMKPVEWIQPTQETAWLSDHLPYMARLRID, translated from the coding sequence ATGCGAAACCCCGAAGAATTGATCCGCGAGAGCGTAGCGCCCAAGGATTTCATTGCGGTGAGCTGGAACCTGCACAAAGGCCGCACGCCGCTCGGCTTCCAGGCCTGGCAGGCCATGCAGCGCTGGGTGCAATCCACCCACGCGGACGCGTATTTTTTACAGGAAGCGATGGCGCGGCGCATGCCGTCGCCGGTGCTGGCGAGCAGTTTCGGCGAACCGCTCGCCGATCCGTTGAGCGATGTCTGGCATTGCCAGGCCACTGAAATCGCGCGCGCGCTGGAACTCGAAATCGCACTCGGACCGAACGTCTTCAAACCGTCGTGGCGGCATGGCAATGCGATCCTGTCGCCGCATCCGCTTGATCTCGGCGGACGCTGGGACATCTCCGCGCATCGCTTCGAAAAGCGCGGGCTATTGGTTGCGCGCGCCACCTTCGGCGGTCACTCGGTCACGCTGTTGTGCGCGCATCTTGCGCTGACGCGCTCGGCCCGCTTGCGTCAGATGAACTGGATCGCTCACTGGATCGCGAAAGAAGCACCGGAAGGTCCGCTCGTGCTGGCCGGCGACTTCAACGACTGGCGCAACGATTCGGTGCCGCTCTTCGGCGAACATGGTTTGCAGGAAGTGGCCACGCTGCTCGGCGAATCGGGGCGCACCTTTCCCGCTTTCTCGCCTGCGCTTGCGCTCGACAAGATGTTCGTGCGCGGCATGAAGCCGGTCGAATGGATCCAGCCGACGCAGGAAACCGCGTGGCTCTCCGATCACCTGCCGTATATGGCGCGCTTGCGGATCGATTGA
- a CDS encoding aldose 1-epimerase, with protein sequence MWLDDPAVVATVVTLSAGALRAVIAPDVGGALAAFYETTPDGPLHWLRPAAPVAFAERDPLRMASFPLFPYCNRIRNARFEFDGGTIDLAGNDTRFAHALHGNAWRRAWQVGARTESSVQLHFEHEPDSRIPGDWPFRYRAQQRIELSDGALRITLSAQNLADRPMPFGMGHHPYYPRTAQTRVYAKVEAMWHADAEVLPTHLGPHPAVDALREGMSADAFDLDNNFANWSREATIAWPDERRRLTMIADAPFDHMVVFAPADDTQLCVEPVTNTTDCFNTVGMREQVGGCVLQPGEEIAATLQWTPHKD encoded by the coding sequence ATGTGGCTCGACGATCCCGCAGTCGTCGCCACGGTCGTCACGCTATCGGCTGGCGCATTGCGCGCCGTGATCGCCCCCGACGTGGGCGGCGCGCTGGCGGCGTTCTACGAAACGACGCCCGACGGCCCGCTGCACTGGTTGCGGCCTGCCGCGCCCGTAGCCTTCGCTGAACGCGATCCGCTGCGCATGGCGAGCTTTCCGCTCTTTCCCTACTGCAACCGGATTCGCAACGCGCGTTTCGAATTCGACGGCGGCACGATCGACCTCGCCGGCAACGACACGCGTTTCGCCCACGCGCTGCACGGCAATGCGTGGCGGCGCGCATGGCAAGTGGGCGCGCGGACGGAAAGTTCGGTGCAACTGCACTTTGAACACGAACCGGATTCGCGCATACCCGGCGACTGGCCGTTCCGTTACCGCGCGCAGCAGCGTATCGAGTTGAGCGATGGTGCGCTGCGCATCACGTTGTCCGCGCAAAACCTCGCCGACCGGCCGATGCCGTTCGGCATGGGGCATCACCCGTACTATCCGCGCACCGCGCAAACCCGCGTTTACGCCAAAGTGGAGGCCATGTGGCACGCCGACGCCGAGGTGCTGCCGACGCATCTTGGTCCGCATCCGGCGGTGGACGCGTTGCGCGAAGGCATGTCCGCCGACGCCTTCGACCTCGACAACAACTTTGCGAACTGGTCACGCGAGGCGACCATTGCATGGCCCGACGAACGCCGTCGATTGACGATGATCGCCGACGCGCCGTTCGATCACATGGTGGTGTTCGCGCCGGCCGACGACACGCAACTGTGTGTGGAGCCGGTGACGAACACCACCGATTGCTTCAACACGGTCGGCATGCGTGAGCAGGTGGGCGGCTGCGTGTTGCAGCCGGGCGAGGAGATCGCCGCGACGCTGCAATGGACGCCGCACAAAGACTAG